In the Populus trichocarpa isolate Nisqually-1 chromosome 8, P.trichocarpa_v4.1, whole genome shotgun sequence genome, TAAACCATTTTGACAAGCAACTTAATAGGAACACGGGACCCTGATTTTTTGCTCATGACTAAACTGGGATCAATGCtgtaatcttttattttattttattttctcacctCTGTTTGTCTAtcggtataaaaaatatatctggcTTTCGGTACTATCGAAGCCCATGCTGGGTTTCAATGGTAAACTTGTAACTTCATCTTCTTGACCTTTCCCCATAAAAACGTATGCATTTTCTTCCCTGTTTGTGCGATGCAGTAATTATCAACTTGTCTGCATCAGATTACATGAAGCGTAATGTCACAGTATATTCTTTTGCCATTGCTCCTGAGATGAACTAGTAATATGATCATTCTCTTGTATCAAATGGATAATGCAGTTTCCTTGCTTATTGATTAATACCATTCTTTGTGCACTTCCGTTTCCTCCATGCTCAGGTAGTATCATCATCTCAAGTCTACAGCACATTGTTAAAACTGAAGGTTTTAAGGGATTGTATCGTGGGCTCTCTCCAACAATAATGGCACTTCTTCCGAATTGGGCTGTGAGTATTGTTTAtgttgctctttcttttttatggacAAGTTCTTGAAAAACATCAGGGTGTTTATAATGTGATCATTGCgctaaaatatgatttaatgaTCTAGGACTTAAAGTGTGGGTTTCCCGAATCCACCTTGCTCGAAGCTTGCCTTGTTGGttcttcattatatttttgtGGAGAATTTTAATAGTGGGGAAGAGGAATtctggttttgttttctattgaatGGAAAAGAATCGTCAATATGTCTGTAGAAAGAAGACAATGATCAATAAGAAGACATCACTTTGTCCACcttgtttgaaaaattacattatGAAAGCACCCTCTGAATTCCAGAGCGTAGTTAACTCTGGGATTGATCAAAGGGAActgtgatgaattttttttatcctaaggCAAACACCTTATGTGCTCTTCGTGTTTCTGGTAATGACAAATGTGCTCATTTCATTGCAGGTGTATTTCACAGTTTATGAGCAACTCAAAGGCATCCTTTCAGATGGTTGGTTTCTTAAGATCTTTCTATGCTTTGTTCTGCTATCTGAGATATGAAGAATGTCAAGTTCTgttgaattatttgttttgatttattttaaaaccttTTGTTCTAATATTGTAGTGGATGGAGATGGCCAACTCTCAGTTAGTGCGAACATGGTAGCtgctgctggtgctggtgctgccACAGCCACTGTAACAAATCCTTTGTGGGTTGTGAAAACCAGACTCCAAGTAAGTTAGCATGGTTATGAATTTGATTTCCTTCGAATATGCATAACGTTTGTTATGATCACAATGGTTCTATTATGTGTCAACAACTACAATTGCTGCCTGCTAATTCTTGAAGGTTGCTACCAAAACTTCATTATAGTTTTCGTTTGACAAACGAATATGCACATGTTTTTATTGGAAAGAACTTTCTAGCTGCACTTGGTTTAAATTGCTGCCTTATCGGAGTTCATAGCTGTATAGGGACAACTTTGTTGCTGTGTGTTATAATCTCGCTGAAGTATCCCATCCAGGAATATCTTGAAAGTGGGTGGAGTTCTGAGGATCAAACTCATCAACTCCAGAGATACGCTTGACCCTAGCAGGCATATATCTTGAACCTTAAAAAATgagacacataaaaaaattcaatcctaatttttttatcattttaaaagttGGTCTTCTGCAGATAAGTGATTGCATTCATTTGATTCCCCTATCATATGGTCCTAtctttttatttccattttccTAGTAAAGTAGAATGGGAGTTTACACGCCTTAACAGCAAAAAGATATGGAGGCCACTTCAAAAGGATTGGTAGCTTGGTTTTTCCTGACTGGGAATCTGGCTCATCTTAAGATACTTCATAATCTTAATAAACTAATTTGTAAGAATAGCTAACACATTTTTTTGGTTGGTAGACTTCAAACATAAGACCACTCGACCTAATAGATTTCCTTATCAGTTGATCTCTCAACATTTGttgcaaaaacaatattatctaTGTATAGATATCGCCACTTTTCACCTTTGAAACTGCAaagcgctctctctctctctctctctctctattcttttatatttcaagTTTGCTCAGTTCTGAAAACTCGTGCTTCACATAACTTGCAATTGCTTGAGAAAGAGACATTGAATTTGCAACTTAATGCACAATGTACAAGCTCAACTTATCGCTATGTATAGATTTGAGGATTTGAAATGTGGATTTGCATTTCTGATTCTCTTGAAAATGTATATAGGATGCCTGATGTTTCTTTGCTCGGGATGTGTGGATACTTTGATATTACATGCGAGCAACTGTTACTCTGCATagctaataatttattaataatgtttgCATCATTGCTGttctttttcattcattcatttgtttttcttctctcttagaCTCAAGGAATGAGGCCAGATCTGGTTCCTTACAAAAATGTTCTTTCTGCTTTGAGGCGGATTACACAAGAGGAAGGCATACGAGGGTTATATAGGTCAGTAAATTCTGAATTCCGATTCAGCCTTCTTGATTAAGCTTTTAATTGCTGAAGGACATGATGTGAATATATATTACTGTAGTATTTAAGGCCCTTTAAGCTTGTTTCTTTTTGCTAGCATTGGTGCTATGATTTTAAGAcgattggaaaatgttttttccCCTCGTGATTTGGTTTCATAACGCTGCATTCTTTGTTTGAAACAGCGGCGTTTTGCCTTCTTTGGCCGGGATAAGTCATGTTGCAATTCAATTTCCAGCATACGAAAAGATCAAGTTTTACATGGCAAAGAGGGGTATTGTTTGCTATCTCTTATTCTTTCTGGGTTGTGAGTCCAACTTCTGTAAATTATAATGTTCGAACAGAtttgataatattgttttgaatttaccAGGTAATACAACTGTTGATAATTTGAGTCATGGGGATGTGGCAATTGCCTCATCAGTAGCCAAAATACTTGCCTCTGTACTGACTTATCCTCATGAGGTATGTCCTGGCATGGCACTCTACTGCAGTGAGGGTTCCATCTCTTATGAAAGCTCTGTCCACTTATGCGCGTGTCAATTGTTGTAATATCTTCAttcaaatactaggtggtgcGTTCAAGGCTTCAAGAGCAAGGGCGTCTCAGAAATTCTGAGGTCCATTATGCCGGTGTTGTTGATTGCATTAAGAAGGTGTCCCGCAAGGAAGGCTTTCGTGGGTTTTACCGTGGCTGTGCAACTAACTTAATGAGAACGACTCCGTCTGCTGTGATTACATTTACCAGTTACGAGATGATACTCAAGTGCTTTGAGCGAGCTCTGCCTTCAGACAAGAAGCCTTCACGCGCCCGGACCAAATCCCATGACCATGCCAAACCTCAACAGGGAAGCAGAGGAAATGTTAATAGTGACAAGGACACTGTTTCAGGGCAATCACAAACCCAGACAAATAAGACCCCCTCCATTCCTATGGGAAACCAAGAGCAGCTGCCTGCAGGGCACTGATTGATGCTGTTTCTTCACAACTTCCCTGTTAGGGAAACTCTCCACAGAAAATGAAATGGCTTAGTAAAATGTGaaggtgaataaaaaaatgcaaaattcttttgtttcaaaattttgtttattttttgtatggtAAGGTGAGTCCTTGGTTGATTCAGTCAGTCTGCTATTTTCTGTTCTTTCATCCGCCcgtttatttttctcctttctttctttttttaattttttttcaaatgcctCGCCTTCGCTTGGACGTTGGGGATGTGATCGAAGAGCCAGACATTTTAGATATTCTCGTCTTGTTAACTATTCTTAGGGAATGAAAAGGGTAGCATGGTTGGGACTCGGATGAGCACGAATCTTATGCCCCGCTGCGCTGTGCTGATTGGAATCTTTAGCTTGCTGTGTATATATCTCTTGGATGGAAAGTATTAGAAAGAGATTTctagtatttaattataaagtCAAATGCTATCCTTTATTCTACACCAATACTCGGATGAGCTCGTGGACAAGCATCtaaccttttaatttcttcttcttcaaataagAAGGAATCTGTTCAACTTTGACTggtgtagaaaaaaataatatcgaGACCAGATAACTTGTAGCAGCATCCAATATAGAAGAGGACCAGGAATTTGTCGTGGggaaaaatattgcaaaattATATAACATACATGAAGCTATTAGACTAACTGTATATATATGGGAAAATATGACTCCCGATTTAAagtgaaaatataatataatataatataatggcgccaatttggattttatttgaGAAGTGGAAGAAGCATCACATCTCGCGAGCTGCAAGCATCATCAAAATTTgctgtcttttttatttatttattattattaatttattttctctcagTCCGCTTTCTTCGCTTTTGAACATGTTATTATGCGGGTCCCATAACCATGCGGGTCCCATCCACTCTCACTTTCTATTGCACACTTCGTAGTTACAAGTGTTCAGCATTCAAGCATGACAATCCCAACTCCTTCGTTTCACCGGGCGGCACTCTTCTCTCTCTGCTTATTCTTTTCTTGTCCCCTCTTTCTGCCATCAAAATTAACTCTAACTAGCTGGTGATCTTTATTATGAACAtgctgtcttcttcttcttctcttaaaaaaagagagtaacaTCTTAACCGTCAATTATTTATGATCACCGTTTGAAAATTGGGATGCAAAAATTTTAAACACGTACTAGGTGCAAGAATGTTAACAAACCAAGAAATTCTTTTTTCCTGtgttatttttgagagactatttagaaaaaaattaaatattcgtGAACCATGAAAATTGAATGCCACTTCATtccaaaatatcaaattagcccctaaaataatgataaaaaaatgaaaaagaagggaaccagaaagaaaagaggaagaaaatggTAATACTATAGTAATCATAACTGAATCTCAATAATTCAGTATATCCTTTGCATAGTTAAATCAAATTACCCATCCACATCACTAATTTACATCGGAAAATgaagatcctttttttttaccctcAAAAAGTTTATTGATACCAAAATTATTTACTACAACTCCAGTAGAAAACCCTTGTCATGGCAgttaaaaatcaagattaagattaaaaattatcgCGCTCCGGGATACTAACCAGCATGGGCCGCCAAGCTCTCCTCAAAACAGACCTGTGTTAAACCCGATCCAACCGGGTCTAGGCGAGCCCAGTCCATCTCCCAAACCGTTAACTTTCATTCTACACACTCGCCTCCAATCACATCTCCTTCTCTGCCCCCCTCCTTCTCCTTTCCAATTCCTCATCAAACGCCGTCGCGGATACAAACCAATTCGAATTCAAAGTATCCCTCTTTCTCTCCGGTAATGGCGCCACGCTCCTCCGATGGTGAATCGGTGGCTCATGTCGGCGAGGAGAGCGGATTCCGAGGAGTATACGGAGTGTGGTTTTGCGGCGCTGGCGGAGGTGGACTGCTGTACTTGTTCTCGGACTTCGTGTTGGACTCTGTGCCTCGCCGCACTGTGTTGCTAGAAGTTTGAATTTCTGCAACGTCGCCATTTTTTTGCacgttcttctttttttcttatttgtttggGATTGCGGTTATatgcttttaaaacaaattgtatttgttatggttttaaattaatttttttttatgttttaatattgttttgaaatgttaatattaaaaataatttttaaaaaataaatttaataaatttctacctaaaaaaatattttaaaaaacaatatttatattaattcaaaagaaaacaaacggtagtaatttattataattctgaCCTCCATTAACTATATACAGTCCCTTGTACATAAACCTGCCAATGTCGTGCCTTGAATCTCCTTTCAGAGTACAACAGAACAAAGACACAGGAAGAAAACAGACATTTCCATCTACAATCTGGTGTATGCATGCTATCACCAATCAACTTGAAATTAAACAGCTTGTAGGAAAAACTTAACCGCTTTCATTAGGTGTAGTAGAACCACTACTGAACCAATTAGCAGTAACAGAAACCAGTGAAGTTGGCAGGCGGATGTTCTTCAATATATAGAGCAGCCTCATCGCAGTAGGGTGGTGAAGGTGGTGGCAGTGTGTTCTTCGACTTCTTGTTATCATCATGTACTCCTTCAGGATTCTCCATGGACTCCccactttgaattatttttaactccCGCAGAACATTTCCACGGAAGGTCTCATTTCCTTCTCTTGTTGCAAACATTGTAAAGCCATCTCTGCAACTAACGTTGTCATTATTTTAACTCCCTCATCTGAGTTATAACCAAGGCGTGAATCAATCATCTCATCAAATACACATTTTTGAATTTTACTTATTGCTAAAGTTAGCAAGGTTAATATTCTCACAAGCAGATAATGCTTGCACTTCAAGTGGGAAGTTGCGGATTAGCAATGCGAATATGTCGTTGTTCTCCTGATTTCTGTTTCCTAGAAGCTGTATAAGTGAACACTGAGGTGGAAGATGTGGAAAAGTTTCGAATTCCAGTATGATAGATACTCAAGTTATGGCAGGGTACATCTACTTTTACCAATCGGCTCCCATCTCTGAGAGGGTTGATGCATTTGACCAAGGTTAGATTAGGCATAATTTGCAAAGAGAGAAAAGCAAACCCAGAAAAAGTCAAATTGTTGAAGGTTGTGCAATCACgggaaaaaattcatatatagcTTGGGTTCATAATCATCTCTGGAATTCAAAACGATTTACCGTCATCAACCGATGATGACATTTTGGAATGGTAGTAGAAGAAGGGTTAAAGGCAATGGAATTACAGAGTTTTCAGATTGTATAAAGTCTGATAATTCAACAGTATAATGGATTCTTAGTggttctcttctcttttcaattCTGCCTCGTGTAGCAGAGGCCTAGAATTTTGGTGATCGCGCCAATTTACAACATCTCATTAATTACCTCTATTAAAATATCATTCTCCTCGTGCTTATTATCCCCGGCCTCGTGGCACCAGCTTAACCATGCCTGATACCTCCACTGACGCACCGCCAAATTGTATCCTACCAGATACACTAGAACAGACTACTGAGCTGACCAGCATAGGTTCAACATTATATACTGGGAATCAGGGTTAAGGTAGTGCACGCCGCGTAAACAAACAGGGTAGAT is a window encoding:
- the LOC7488372 gene encoding nicotinamide adenine dinucleotide transporter 1, chloroplastic; this translates as MTGGGEASHKRSPRELVCHAGAGASAGAIAATFMCPLDVIKTRLQVHGLPPNSVQGGSIIISSLQHIVKTEGFKGLYRGLSPTIMALLPNWAVYFTVYEQLKGILSDVDGDGQLSVSANMVAAAGAGAATATVTNPLWVVKTRLQTQGMRPDLVPYKNVLSALRRITQEEGIRGLYSGVLPSLAGISHVAIQFPAYEKIKFYMAKRGNTTVDNLSHGDVAIASSVAKILASVLTYPHEVVRSRLQEQGRLRNSEVHYAGVVDCIKKVSRKEGFRGFYRGCATNLMRTTPSAVITFTSYEMILKCFERALPSDKKPSRARTKSHDHAKPQQGSRGNVNSDKDTVSGQSQTQTNKTPSIPMGNQEQLPAGH